The genomic stretch AACGCGATTCCCGAGATCGTTGATCGCGGGCTCAGGCCTGGCCGCGGCTCGCCGACTTTTGGCACGCTCGAGGCGTGTCAGCGGCCTGTCGCCTTGCCGGGAAAGAACGGAAGCGATCCGCCACGATCTTTGACCCCCAGCGGACATGCCGACCCTTCCGATTGGTGGTAGCTCCCGGGGGTAGACCGGACACGGCGAAGTAAACTGCCACTTCCGCCAATTGACCATGGCCGGAAATTTTCGAACCCAGCCGGCCGCGACGGCGTTTGAAAATTGCTGGACGCAACAAATTCCGCACCTCGTGAACATAAAACATTTGACGCGCTAAATTTTCTCTGCGTTTAGATCAGGACGTTCGCCGCAGGTGAAATTGCCTGCACTCTTGAGGACCGTCATGCGCAACGCACGCACGCACATCGCAGAGACTGCCGTCCACGTCCGGCCGCTTATTCGGCTGGCCGATTGGTCGTGCATGTCCGTGATGACACGGGGTCCGAATTTTCAGCTCGAAGCGGGGCTGATCCGCAAAGCAAGAGTGTAACTCGCGGCGCAGGGCGCTCCCTCCGCCGAACCGGCAGGAGGGCAAGATGAACGCCCACAACGACGTCAAGAGACCATCCGATCAGAGCTTGGACGGGAGGCTTGTGCCGGCAGCGGCCCGACTGCGATTTGCCGCGCGAGTTGATTTTCTCGTGGCGCGCTGGCTCGAGCGCTGCGCCACGAACGCCGAGGTCGCACAACGGTGGTTCAAGACCGACCGGAAGCCCACGCATGAGTTCGGGATGGGCGTGAGCCTTGTCGCTTCATCTCCACGTTGGGATGAAACGGCTTGATCAGCCGCAAGTCCAGGCCGGCCCGATCGGCGTCCGTGTCCAGCAAGGGCCGAAACCGCCGCCGTTATAGCGGCCGCCGTAAAAGCCGGGCCGGCCGAAATAGTGCCAGTCGCCGTCGTAGCCGTAATAGCTGGGGACCGGATCGATATACCAGGGGCGCCGGTTGGCGCGCGCCAGGCGCGAAGCCCCGGCTTTCTGGGCGTAAGCTGGAAGGCTGTTGTTCAGCGGCTGGTGATAGCCCGGCAGGAAGCCGTAGCCGTGCCAGCGTGGCGGCGGCCGCTTATGCGCCGCCGCGGCAGGTGCGACGGCCGGCAGCAGCGACAGGATGATAGCAATGAATAGAAACATCAGGCGGGACATCGGCCCACCATAGACGGCCGGTTGTCGCGAGGCGATTCAAATCTGAGTGCGCAGTCGAGCTAGCGAAACCACCACTTGACGATGCTGCACGCCTGCGCGCACGCCGGTCTATCTCACTGGGGTCCTCACCTGAGTCCTCACTTGGGTTGAGGATATGTGACCGCTTTCGCGTTGTGGTCCGCGAAATCGGGAGGCACCGAAAATGCCCCGGTTTTCAGATCGTAGACACAGTGCCAGTCCTCGATCCATGGGGCCGTTTTGTCGTCTTCGCCCTGCATGTCGAACGACAGGCTGACCACGACGTAGCGGCTGTCGGGCCAATGCTGCCCCATCCAGGCGTAGTTTTCTTCCATCCCCTTGACCAGTGCGACGAAGGCGTGATCGAGCCCATACGGGTTCTCCGGGTCGCGGTGCATCTTCTTCGAAGCCGGCGTGGTGAAGAAATAATCCCAAGCCAGATCGCCTAGCGGTTTTTTGGTCGCCGCTGAAAATCGATAGCCGTTCCGGTGGTACAAAAACAGCGTCTGCGAGCCGGATCCCAGTTTTTGCATTCGCACCAGCCACTGGCTGTCCGGGCTAAATCGAAATCCAGCCGAATAGCCAGCCAGATCGTCGCCCTCGCGGGGATTCAGCAGAAAAGCATGCCGGTGATCGGCGTCGAAGGTCCAGAACTGGAACAGCAGACCACGATCTTTCGTCTCCTTGGCGTACTGCTCCAGCCGGATTTTTTGATCGGGGGATGTGAAGACGGTGGCCTCCTGGTCCAGCTTGAAGCCGGCCCGCGGGCCATCGGCGCTGGCCGGCGCCACCGTGGCGACCGCAAGCAACAGGGCAATGCAAATTCGCAATCTCCGGTCCGACATGGCTTCCTTCCCGCCGTTTCGCGGTTAGTCGCCGATCGGGGGCTGGAGGTTCGGAGGATCTGAATACAACCGTCGTACCGGCCAAGTGCGCAATTGCGCACGGGGGGCCGGGACGACGGATAGCGCAATTATTTCCCCGCCTTGATCCGCTTGAACCGCACGCTCTTGCCGTCGGCCAGCCGGGTCGCGATGTAGCCGCCGTCGAGGCAGGCTTCGCGCTGCGGCATCTTCTCCTGCGGGCTGCGCTCGGTCTCCCACCATGAGGCGCGATGCGCCGCGCGCGGCAGGGCGGCGTCGATGATCTCCTCGATCTGCTCGAAGCTCAGCACGAATTCGGGAAGCTTTTGCTTCTTCAGGTAGTCCCGCAGCAGGTCGTAGTCGTTCACGGGGGGCTCTCGGGGCAGGTAGGTCTGGGGCAGTTGTCGCGTGGCACGGTCGCGTTGACACGAATCCGGCAACCAATCGTTAACTCATTACCGCGTCGCTGTCGCGATTTAAGGCAGCGACAAGGTTTCCGGTGCATCCAAGGAGGTTGGAGCGGACGATGCCATTCGGACGGCGAAAAGACGCGGCTGGAACCAGCAGGCGCTGGCGGCTATCGGCAAAGCTGCTGATCGCCTCGTCGGTTGCGACCGTGATCGGCTTTTCCGCGATTTGCGCCTGCGTCATGCTCGACATGCGCCGCGGCGAGGAAGAGCTGGCGCGGCAGACGCTCGAGAATCTGGCCTCCGGCATCGACACCGATATCAGCCGCAATATCGAATTGTACGACCTGTCGCTGCGCGCGGTCGCCAGCAATCTGGCGATGCCGGAGATCAAGGACGTCAGCAAGGAGCTGCGGCACCTGATCCTGTTTGATCATGCCGCGACCGCCAAGCATTTCGGCGCGATCCAGGTGTTCGACGCGAAGGGCAAGCTGACCATCGACGCTTCGAGCCTCGACCCGGTGCCGGAAGATCGCAGCGACGAAGAGTATTTTCGGGTTCATCGCGAGGATCCCGACATCGGCCTGTTCATCAGCAAGCCGATGCTGCACCGGAGCGCCTATGCGATCGTGCTGAGCCGGCGCATCACCGGCCCCGACGGCAGTTTTCTTGGCGTGGTCGCCGGCTCGATCCGGTTTTCCTATTTCCATGACCTGTTCGGGCGGCTGAGCCTCAATCCCGGCGACATCATCACCGTGCTGCGTCGCGATCGAACGATCATCATGCGGACACCGTTCGACCTCGACGTCATCGGCAAGAACCTGGCGGAGCGGTCAAACTGGAATCCGGCGAACCTGCAGAGCAACGGGTCCTATTCCGGCGTCGGCCCGGTAGACGGGATTGCCCGGCTATACGTGCGGCGCAGCGGCACCAGTCCGCTCTACACCGTGGTCGGCAAGCCATTGGACAGCATCTTCAGCCTCTGGCGCACCGAGGCGATCCGGATCGGCGCGATCATGACGGCGCTGATCCTGTTCGTGCTCGGCACCGCGCTGTTCCTGGCGCGCGAGATCGGCCGCCGCGCCAAGGCCGAGGACAAGCTCGAGGAGCTCGCCACCACCGACGCGCTGACCGGGCTGAAGAACCGGCGCAAGTTCGACAGCGAGGTCGATGCCGAGTGGCGGCGCGCCGCACGCCACAACATGCCGGTCGCGCTATTGATG from Bradyrhizobium sp. Ash2021 encodes the following:
- a CDS encoding diguanylate cyclase, with the protein product MPFGRRKDAAGTSRRWRLSAKLLIASSVATVIGFSAICACVMLDMRRGEEELARQTLENLASGIDTDISRNIELYDLSLRAVASNLAMPEIKDVSKELRHLILFDHAATAKHFGAIQVFDAKGKLTIDASSLDPVPEDRSDEEYFRVHREDPDIGLFISKPMLHRSAYAIVLSRRITGPDGSFLGVVAGSIRFSYFHDLFGRLSLNPGDIITVLRRDRTIIMRTPFDLDVIGKNLAERSNWNPANLQSNGSYSGVGPVDGIARLYVRRSGTSPLYTVVGKPLDSIFSLWRTEAIRIGAIMTALILFVLGTALFLAREIGRRAKAEDKLEELATTDALTGLKNRRKFDSEVDAEWRRAARHNMPVALLMIDADHFKSYNDTYGHQAGDQVLVGIAICISDSVRRAGDCPARFGGEEFAVLLPGLSAIEAVGVAETIRLKVECWSEDPTATTVSIGAASMTPAAGMHWSDLIEAADKALYAAKANGRNQTVLASVPKLSLVA